From a single Xiphophorus maculatus strain JP 163 A chromosome 5, X_maculatus-5.0-male, whole genome shotgun sequence genomic region:
- the LOC102224699 gene encoding fibroblast growth factor 8b has product MKQYLNYYRMRLRTSRLGYLFLQLAALCFYAQDTVQSPPNFKQHVTEQSRLSDRMSRRLTRTYQLYSRTSGKHVQVLANKRVNANGDDGAVHAKLEVETDSFGSRVRIKGVKTGYYICMNKRGKLIGKRKGRGKDCIFTEIVLENNYTALQNAKYEGWYMAFTRKGRPRKASKTKQHQREAHFMKRLPRGHLLSDRRPFDVLPLPVPVQPLSRRTKHSHHQRSGGR; this is encoded by the exons ATGAAGCAATATTTGAACTATTACAGGATGAGGCTGAGAACATCGAGGTTAGGTTATCT GTTTCTCCAGCTCGCGGCGCTTTGCTTTTACGCACAG GACACTGTGCAGTCGCCTCCTAATTTCAAGCAGCACGTCACCGAACAGAGCCGGCTGTCGGACCGCATGAGCCGCAGACTGACCAGAACCTACCAGCTGTACAGCCGAACCAGTGGGAAGCACGTCCAGGTCCTGGCCAACAAGCGGGTCAATGCTAACGGGGACGACGGCGCGGTGCACG CTAAGCTGGAAGTGGAGACAGATTCCTTTGGGAGTCGCGTTCGGATCAAAGGAGTGAAGACGGGATACTACATATGCATGAACAAGAGAGGGAAGCTGATTGGCAAG CGAAAAGGACGAGGCAAGGACTGCATCTTCACCGAGATCGTCCTGGAAAACAACTACACAGCCCTGCAGAACGCCAAGTACGAGGGCTGGTACATGGCCTTCACGCGCAAGGGCCGCCCGAGGAAGGCCTCGAAGACCAAGCAGCACCAGAGGGAAGCCCACTTCATGAAGCGTCTTCCGAGGGGCCACTTGCTGAGCGACAGGAGGCCATTCGACGTCCTTCCTCTGCCCGTCCCCGTGCAGCCTCTCAGCAGGCGGACTAAACATTCCCATCACCAGCGCTCTGGGGGACGCTGA